In the Sediminibacter sp. Hel_I_10 genome, one interval contains:
- a CDS encoding GAF domain-containing sensor histidine kinase — translation MEPIETKYSEDERLKVLNSYQIIDTEPESDYDNINMLIAMICDVPVSLISIMGDDKFYFKSKLGVYSKDYAREISFCNTTVQQQDLLIINDARKDKRFKNSRLVTHNKIVFYAGIPLTNKDGYILGTICVYDYKVRELDNQQKEAIRILSTQVVNLFELRKKNINHKRVENELQKRNEQLNDFAGHVSHDLKSPLANITSLTALLRADDLNSLSEESKVYLDYIEESTTVLKDYIDGILMYYKSDELLKNQNQDVSVEELADDIEYILITKEDKLKYPKDVIIKNINKPAIYQILINLVDNALKYNTSKERVVEIKYNSDLFFHKFSVSDNGIGIPKDKQDVIFKIFKTLKSHNGKSSTGIGLSTVKSLVEKLGGTISLKSEKGKGSTFTFTIAK, via the coding sequence ATGGAGCCCATAGAGACGAAATATAGTGAAGACGAACGATTAAAGGTCTTGAACTCATATCAAATCATTGATACTGAGCCTGAGAGTGATTACGATAATATCAATATGTTGATCGCTATGATCTGTGATGTTCCCGTAAGCTTGATTTCGATCATGGGAGATGATAAATTTTACTTCAAATCAAAATTAGGGGTTTATAGTAAAGATTACGCTAGAGAAATTTCCTTCTGTAATACCACGGTTCAGCAACAAGATTTACTTATTATTAACGATGCTAGAAAAGACAAGCGATTTAAAAATTCGAGACTAGTAACTCATAATAAAATTGTCTTTTATGCAGGGATCCCCTTGACCAATAAAGATGGTTACATCTTAGGCACCATTTGCGTTTATGATTATAAGGTTCGTGAATTAGACAATCAACAAAAGGAGGCTATAAGAATCTTGAGCACTCAAGTGGTCAACCTTTTTGAATTAAGAAAAAAGAACATTAACCACAAACGCGTTGAAAATGAACTTCAAAAACGAAACGAGCAACTCAATGATTTTGCGGGTCATGTCTCGCACGATTTAAAGTCACCCTTGGCCAATATTACCTCTTTGACGGCGTTACTGCGTGCAGATGATTTAAATAGTCTATCAGAAGAATCTAAGGTATATTTAGATTATATCGAAGAATCTACAACCGTGTTAAAAGATTATATTGACGGGATCTTAATGTATTACAAATCTGATGAACTACTTAAAAATCAAAATCAAGATGTTTCTGTAGAAGAGCTAGCTGATGATATTGAATACATTTTAATTACAAAAGAAGACAAGCTCAAGTATCCTAAAGATGTTATTATAAAAAACATCAATAAACCTGCTATATATCAAATACTCATCAACTTAGTTGACAATGCTTTAAAGTATAACACTAGTAAAGAACGAGTTGTAGAAATTAAATACAATTCTGATTTGTTTTTTCATAAATTCTCTGTGAGCGATAATGGTATCGGGATTCCAAAAGACAAGCAAGACGTCATATTTAAAATCTTCAAGACGCTTAAAAGTCATAACGGAAAATCAAGCACCGGGATTGGCTTGAGTACGGTGAAGAGTTTGGTTGAAAAATTAGGAGGTACTATTTCTCTTAAGTCAGAAAAAGGAAAAGGCAGTACCTTTACCTTTACCATTGCCAAATAA
- a CDS encoding TIGR02757 family protein — MRKEELKDFLDIKVLQYNNLKFIESDPIQIPHRFSKKEDIEIAAYLTATISWGNRKSILTNANKMMDLLDQAPFDFIKNHEESDLEKLMPFVHRTFNGLDFIQFVRSLNHIYQHHGGLEQVFLKHSKTNSLQHSIHEFKKHFFEIEHLERTKKHVSDPLKNSSAKRINMFLRWMIREDQNGVDFGIWQSLSAHQLSCPLDVHSGNVARKLGLLKRKQNDAKAVKELDTSLRKLDVKDPVKYDFALFGLGVFENF, encoded by the coding sequence ATGAGAAAAGAAGAGCTTAAAGACTTTCTAGACATTAAAGTTTTACAATACAATAACCTTAAATTTATTGAGAGTGACCCTATTCAAATTCCGCATCGGTTTTCAAAAAAAGAAGATATTGAGATAGCCGCCTACCTAACGGCAACAATTTCTTGGGGAAATAGAAAGAGCATTCTTACCAATGCCAATAAAATGATGGATTTATTAGACCAAGCCCCTTTTGACTTTATTAAAAATCACGAAGAAAGTGATTTAGAAAAACTAATGCCATTTGTGCATCGCACTTTTAATGGACTCGATTTTATTCAATTTGTGAGAAGTTTAAATCATATTTATCAACATCATGGTGGCTTGGAGCAGGTATTTTTAAAACATTCGAAGACAAACAGTCTTCAACATTCAATACATGAGTTTAAAAAACATTTTTTTGAAATTGAACATCTGGAGCGAACTAAAAAACATGTGAGTGATCCTTTAAAAAATTCTTCAGCGAAACGTATCAATATGTTTTTACGCTGGATGATTAGGGAGGATCAAAATGGAGTAGATTTTGGGATTTGGCAAAGTCTATCTGCACACCAATTATCTTGCCCATTGGATGTACATTCTGGTAATGTTGCAAGAAAATTAGGGCTTTTGAAACGAAAACAAAATGATGCCAAGGCAGTTAAGGAATTGGACACTAGTTTAAGAAAATTAGATGTTAAAGACCCTGTGAAATATGACTTTGCATTATTTGGACTTGGAGTTTTTGAAAATTTTTAA
- a CDS encoding alpha/beta fold hydrolase, producing the protein MKSFTISLFTAILFILPITNHSQNQGLQWLDIELSNYNYPYKVNSVTLDIQDQKLDMVYMDVQPDNYNGKNVLLLHGKNFNGAYWETTIKALVKEGYRVIVPDQIGFGKSSKPEHFHYTFQQLALNTKSLLDTLKISKVAVLGHSMGGMLATRFALMFPDTAEKLILENPIGLEDWKLKVPYKPVEWWYQNELKKDFESIKSYQKSNYYDGKWKPDYDQWVNLLAGWTLNSSYKRIAWNAALTYDMIFTQPVVYEFDQLKVPTLLIIGTRDRTALAKPLVSEDVRQTMGLYDQLGKETYQKIPDAQLVEIPEIGHLPHIESFDAFIEPLKKYLKQ; encoded by the coding sequence ATGAAATCATTCACCATAAGCTTATTTACAGCAATACTCTTCATTTTACCAATTACAAACCATTCTCAAAATCAAGGTCTACAATGGTTAGATATTGAACTGAGTAATTACAACTATCCTTATAAAGTTAATTCCGTAACGCTTGATATTCAAGATCAAAAACTTGATATGGTATATATGGATGTTCAACCAGATAACTATAATGGCAAAAACGTTCTATTACTTCATGGCAAAAATTTTAATGGAGCGTATTGGGAAACGACCATAAAAGCTTTAGTTAAAGAGGGGTATAGAGTGATTGTTCCAGATCAAATTGGTTTTGGAAAATCTTCAAAACCAGAACATTTTCATTATACCTTTCAACAATTGGCCTTAAATACTAAAAGTCTATTGGATACTTTAAAAATTAGTAAGGTTGCGGTTTTAGGACATTCCATGGGAGGGATGTTGGCCACAAGATTTGCCTTAATGTTTCCTGATACTGCGGAAAAATTAATTTTAGAAAACCCAATCGGACTAGAAGACTGGAAATTAAAAGTGCCATACAAACCTGTAGAATGGTGGTATCAAAATGAATTGAAAAAGGATTTTGAAAGCATTAAGTCTTATCAAAAATCAAATTACTATGATGGGAAATGGAAACCAGACTATGATCAATGGGTCAATCTTTTGGCAGGTTGGACTTTAAACTCAAGTTATAAGCGTATCGCATGGAACGCAGCGCTTACTTATGATATGATCTTTACACAACCCGTAGTGTATGAGTTTGATCAACTAAAAGTGCCAACCTTGCTGATCATTGGTACTAGAGATCGTACTGCTTTAGCTAAACCTTTAGTTTCAGAAGACGTGAGACAAACCATGGGATTATATGATCAATTAGGAAAAGAAACCTATCAAAAAATTCCAGATGCTCAATTAGTTGAAATCCCTGAAATAGGACACCTTCCACATATCGAAAGCTTTGATGCCTTTATAGAGCCCTTAAAAAAGTATCTAAAGCAATAA
- a CDS encoding AraC family transcriptional regulator translates to MNISKWYQLIKPNFRFYKDGFFEFPYLANTPELFIESTIKSPGSKHDTEEQVVYRNNPFIKGEMRYRKIDEGLWLTITNLDFKYDTVIKSNYAKEIPSDHYSITFTVFDSEVKLQNRFIDKVPFQNKFWGFKKPGTDVGACFYKGSKCQFYIYYLSPSWIEKNVPLDALDRKIPFKKFLDSDKGFITYSDIVPNAQGLSHEILHTLKTFNTDAFNKTILKAQTLSLISAFFKNVFADKRTDEYQEKSTVDYNAISKCELMVSTKLYKPFIGIDALAKIFNISSSKLKMDFKSVYGTSILQYHIDKKMELAMQLIVNTTMQIKHIAKEVGYESSSKFSATFKKKHGKLPSEVRPDNL, encoded by the coding sequence ATGAACATATCAAAATGGTATCAACTTATTAAGCCTAATTTCAGGTTCTATAAAGATGGTTTTTTTGAGTTTCCATATTTAGCAAACACGCCCGAGTTATTCATAGAATCTACCATTAAATCGCCAGGAAGTAAACATGATACTGAGGAACAAGTGGTTTATAGAAACAATCCTTTTATTAAAGGAGAAATGCGCTATAGAAAAATTGATGAGGGTTTATGGCTTACCATCACTAATTTAGATTTTAAGTACGACACCGTAATTAAATCCAATTATGCCAAGGAAATTCCTAGTGATCATTATTCAATCACTTTTACCGTATTTGACAGCGAGGTTAAACTTCAAAATAGATTTATAGATAAGGTCCCTTTTCAAAACAAATTTTGGGGTTTCAAAAAACCTGGAACAGATGTAGGTGCTTGTTTTTACAAAGGATCAAAATGCCAATTTTATATTTATTATTTAAGTCCGAGCTGGATTGAAAAAAATGTACCTTTAGACGCATTAGACCGTAAGATTCCTTTTAAAAAGTTTTTAGATTCAGATAAAGGGTTTATTACTTATTCAGACATTGTCCCCAATGCCCAAGGATTGTCTCATGAGATTTTACACACGTTAAAAACATTTAATACTGATGCTTTTAACAAAACGATATTAAAAGCACAAACGTTAAGCTTAATATCTGCCTTTTTTAAAAATGTTTTTGCCGATAAAAGAACCGACGAGTATCAGGAAAAAAGCACTGTTGATTATAATGCCATTTCAAAATGCGAGTTAATGGTTTCTACAAAATTATACAAACCGTTTATTGGGATTGATGCACTTGCCAAAATATTCAATATATCTTCTTCTAAGCTCAAAATGGATTTCAAATCGGTTTACGGAACTTCAATACTGCAATACCATATTGATAAAAAAATGGAATTGGCTATGCAACTTATAGTTAATACTACTATGCAAATAAAACATATCGCTAAGGAAGTGGGCTATGAAAGCTCTAGTAAATTTAGTGCTACTTTCAAGAAAAAACACGGAAAACTCCCTTCAGAAGTGCGTCCCGATAACCTATAA